Proteins encoded in a region of the Dorea longicatena genome:
- a CDS encoding phosphatase, with amino-acid sequence MRVEIDTHTHTLASGHAYNTMNEMAKAAADKGLKGLAITEHAPEMPGTCHLYYFQNLRIVPRKRFGIELLLGTELNIMNAEGKVDLSEDVLKTLDIAIASIHIPCFRDERTVENVTAAYENVMENPYVDIIGHPDDGRFPVDMKRLVSKAKKTGTLLEVNNSSLRPEGFRENTKENCLRMVKECKEQGVMIVLGSDSHVDADIAEYPYAEEILKKANFPEELIANLSLEKLKACIKYGKKL; translated from the coding sequence ATGAGAGTTGAGATTGACACTCATACACATACGCTGGCAAGCGGACATGCATATAATACAATGAATGAAATGGCAAAAGCAGCGGCAGATAAGGGATTAAAAGGCCTTGCGATTACGGAACATGCACCGGAGATGCCCGGGACCTGTCATTTATACTATTTTCAGAATTTAAGGATTGTTCCGAGAAAGAGATTTGGAATTGAACTTTTATTAGGAACCGAACTGAATATTATGAATGCGGAGGGTAAAGTGGATCTTTCTGAAGATGTACTTAAGACACTTGATATCGCAATTGCAAGTATTCATATTCCATGTTTCAGAGATGAAAGAACTGTAGAGAATGTGACTGCCGCATATGAGAATGTTATGGAAAATCCATATGTTGACATCATTGGACATCCGGATGACGGAAGATTTCCTGTAGATATGAAACGTCTGGTAAGTAAAGCAAAAAAGACAGGAACGTTACTGGAAGTAAATAATTCGTCACTGCGTCCGGAGGGCTTTAGGGAGAATACGAAAGAGAATTGTCTGAGAATGGTAAAGGAGTGTAAAGAACAGGGAGTAATGATCGTACTCGGAAGTGATTCTCATGTGGATGCAGATATTGCAGAATATCCATACGCGGAAGAAATCTTGAAGAAAGCAAATTTTCCGGAGGAACTGATTGCCAATCTTTCACTGGAAAAATTGAAAGCTTGTATAAAATATGGCAAAAAGCTATAG
- a CDS encoding YerC/YecD family TrpR-related protein has product MSKKIRTEAVDYLFQGILSLEDKEECYTFFEDICTINELLSLSQRFEVAKMLREHKTYLEIAEKTGASTATISRVNRSLNYGNDGYDMVFERIGLGEAKEEKAE; this is encoded by the coding sequence ATGAGTAAGAAAATCAGAACAGAGGCAGTTGACTATCTGTTTCAGGGAATTTTAAGCCTCGAAGATAAAGAGGAGTGTTATACATTTTTTGAAGATATCTGTACGATTAATGAATTACTTTCATTATCACAGCGATTTGAAGTTGCAAAGATGTTAAGAGAACACAAAACCTATCTTGAGATTGCAGAGAAGACAGGTGCTTCTACAGCAACGATCAGTCGTGTGAATCGTTCCTTGAATTATGGAAATGACGGATATGATATGGTCTTTGAAAGAATTGGACTTGGGGAAGCCAAAGAAGAAAAAGCAGAATAA
- a CDS encoding MarR family winged helix-turn-helix transcriptional regulator, translated as MKEEDRKIGPEIHCTDLKLSRNLSAHVRKSGVDEVTMMHGWIIRYLYENREQDIFQKDIEQRFAVGRSTVTNLIQLMEKKGFVKRESVKQDARLKKVILTEKGIASQESFEDIVEHIEEELSEGISEEELHIFYKVLDRINQNVKKYEVR; from the coding sequence GTGAAAGAAGAAGACAGAAAGATTGGCCCGGAAATTCATTGTACAGATCTGAAACTGTCAAGAAATCTGTCAGCACATGTCAGAAAATCCGGAGTGGATGAAGTGACGATGATGCATGGCTGGATCATACGGTATCTGTATGAGAACCGGGAGCAGGATATTTTTCAGAAAGATATTGAACAAAGATTTGCAGTAGGTAGATCTACGGTTACGAATCTGATCCAATTAATGGAAAAGAAGGGATTCGTAAAAAGAGAATCGGTAAAACAGGATGCCAGGTTAAAAAAAGTAATCCTGACAGAAAAAGGGATTGCAAGCCAGGAATCTTTTGAAGATATTGTGGAGCATATCGAAGAAGAGCTTTCCGAAGGAATATCAGAAGAAGAACTTCATATTTTTTATAAGGTATTAGACCGGATCAATCAGAATGTGAAGAAATATGAAGTCAGGTAA
- a CDS encoding asparaginase, with product MKNILMIATGGTIASKEGDLGLTPAVTGEELAASVPGIKDICHLEILQLMNIDSTNMRPRQWLMIRDAIMENYNHYDGFVILHGTDTMAYTAAALSYLIQDSVKPIVLTGSQKPMANPYTDAKINLFQSILYAADDLSCNVCIVFNGKVVAGTRGRKQRTRSFDAFDSMNFPELAIIRDSRIIRYYTEKRPAPQDLKSYASLNDRVFVLKLTPEVKAEIFDLLSGHYDAIILETFGIGGIPEYDDSFEKAIFSWVDSGKTIAVTTQVPEEGCDLGVYQVGKKFNNHKGILKSDDMTTESIVAKLMWILGQTDKQDEIARLFYREINHDRV from the coding sequence ATGAAAAACATACTAATGATAGCAACCGGTGGTACGATTGCATCCAAAGAAGGGGATCTTGGACTGACACCGGCTGTAACAGGCGAAGAACTGGCAGCCAGCGTACCTGGTATCAAAGATATCTGTCATCTGGAAATACTTCAGCTTATGAATATCGACAGCACGAACATGCGCCCGCGCCAGTGGCTGATGATCCGCGATGCGATCATGGAAAATTATAATCATTACGACGGCTTTGTCATCCTGCATGGAACAGACACCATGGCATACACCGCCGCTGCCCTGTCTTATCTCATTCAGGACAGTGTAAAGCCGATTGTACTCACCGGTTCCCAGAAACCGATGGCCAATCCTTATACCGATGCGAAGATCAATCTGTTCCAGAGCATTCTGTATGCTGCCGACGATCTTTCCTGCAATGTCTGCATTGTATTTAACGGAAAAGTTGTCGCCGGAACACGTGGACGCAAGCAGCGCACCAGAAGTTTTGATGCCTTTGACAGTATGAACTTCCCGGAACTTGCCATCATCCGTGACAGCCGCATCATCCGTTACTATACGGAAAAACGTCCTGCTCCGCAAGATCTGAAATCTTACGCAAGTCTTAATGACCGTGTCTTTGTGCTGAAGCTGACACCGGAAGTCAAAGCTGAGATTTTTGATCTGCTGAGTGGTCACTATGATGCTATCATCCTGGAAACCTTTGGTATCGGCGGTATCCCGGAATATGATGATTCCTTTGAAAAGGCAATCTTCTCCTGGGTGGATTCCGGCAAGACGATCGCCGTCACCACACAGGTGCCGGAAGAAGGCTGTGATCTTGGTGTATATCAGGTTGGAAAAAAATTCAATAATCATAAAGGAATCCTTAAGTCCGATGATATGACGACAGAATCCATTGTTGCGAAACTGATGTGGATTCTTGGTCAGACGGATAAACAGGATGAGATTGCACGGTTATTCTATCGCGAGATCAATCACGACAGAGTCTGA